The Cyprinus carpio isolate SPL01 chromosome B17, ASM1834038v1, whole genome shotgun sequence genome has a window encoding:
- the dlgap2a gene encoding uncharacterized protein dlgap2a isoform X3, with the protein MSAWKKVLLSIVQQRCCILPDRNTDQLDSWSPPLYFDEDSYPSPPRNMKGLSSGRPQLTFTSGHTCGLPDCDQSLDHLQHVGPDSRSSYLLSPTESCPLDPHRCSPRSSIHSECMVMPVSMASDHVSSSTFPRMHYSSHHDGSRDDGSTSHGGGSSGGVGVGGGGGGSGKMNRIPANLLDQFEKQLPIHRDGFHTLQYQRTSATTTSSEQRNESPGRIRHLVHSVQKLFTKSHSLEGSSKMNGTKGDSRSDSGHHHHHHHGHHHGNHKHSKRSKSKERKSDSKQRSGIAGWWSSDDNLDSDSTYRTPSIMSRHHGDHITHCYPDTGHGHFGDLSLKTSKSNNDVKCSACESIAMAPEGKFMKRSSWSTLTVSQAKEAYRKSSLNLEKPTMPQDLKSSMRPCHYLQVPQDEWGGRDEEIPCRRMRSSSYVKAMGDQDSGDSDGSPKNSPQKSVRPDALVKSVLQRQLSDQSSYRLDKSSRDMVKYLTNITADLSQSYHLHTSREIHPSITLEPSPNYNSPKFRSRNQSYMRAVSTLSQASCVSQVSQVSEAEVNGQFESVCESVFSEVESQAMDALDLPGCFRTRSHSYLRAIQAGFSQDDDCVPSMTSSTVTSTIRSTTEGNDVLEGTGLLNEDNFPSEGPDLTSMARRNAGLRGRGDESSTLYGDSSPTTTPSLPPLKTNAPIRPRPVQSSVQETADLALAISQQWREDVSAMRKELAELRKDLCTELRAFNRNFSTFTQHYSTWSPNWVRETQTAAPQVSVSTQAGSKTLVRQNTADAAVNCPSPVDPNVLSMSPSEPTDKNVLQVSASSPFFQTDPNSELADIDDPTFANLTPPDPIDVASLCWPDLDSDSMTPPDPPDPVPEVEPYCFTKSSTPEHVESVVLDFTNVELVNLASLQWPKLDPDDTGSPPLEPLDRLSQESPEQPGTYTPDHGSMTTQQQSVLESMQPLLLSHTDEEPMDFTSLEMDSVVLSPVTLDSMNLQDLKWPSLESLELNVSGSQSPCAIDLALPNPPTPESVYECSYEATVQEPPLPELLDTIYLQPATPEPESRTESDISNPASPEPNLPTCQKPGAHELDTQALVLWSKRETFMGCAEEGSAMNVPDSYSEEDNGQNVGSSAPIINFPIQPDTVDSETLFSAVLCSVESDTFDPEVTSIDEPMSQELNPPGLATIDPATVHPFNLSLLELQSALDVSKSETSDNGSPKGTAAISSPSHSLSGRDFLWIRWQRKARRRQPMSRSASMEIYHKKYSNNSEMSYMSLSL; encoded by the exons ATCAGCTAGATTCATGGTCTCCACCGCTGTACTTCGATGAAGACAGCTACCCCTCCCCTCCCAGGAATATGAAAGGTTTATCAAGCGGTCGTCCTCAGCTCACCTTCACATCAGGACACACCTGTGGGCTGCCAGACTGCGATCAGTCCCTCGACCACTTGCAGCATGTCGGCCCCGATTCCCGCTCTTCCTATCTGCTCAGCCCGACCGAGAGCTGCCCTCTGGATCCACACCGCTGCTCACCCCGCAGCTCCATCCACTCAGAGTGCATGGTGATGCCCGTTTCTATGGCATCTGACCACGTTTCCAGCAGCAcctttcccagaatgcactacAGTTCACACCACGACGGCTCGAGAGACGATGGCTCCACTTCCCATGGTGGCGGCAGCAGTGGAGGGGTCGGTGTTGGCGGTGGGGGTGGCGGGTCTGGGAAGATGAATCGTATTCCTGCGAACCTACTGGACCAGTTCGAGAAGCAGTTGCCGATTCACAGAGATGGTTTTCACACGCTGCAATACCAGCGCACGTCTGCAACCACCACAAGCAGCGAGCAGCGCAACGAGAGTCCCGGGCGCATCCGCCACCTGGTGCACTCTGTCCAGAAGCTCTTCACCAAGTCCCACTCGCTGGAGGGGTCGTCCAAGATGAACGGCACCAAGGGAGACTCTCGCTCAGACAGTggacaccaccaccaccaccatcacggACACCACCATGGGAACCACAAACACAGCAAACGGAGTAAGAGCAAGGAACGCAAGTCAGACTCCAAGCAACGCTCAGGGATAGCAGGCTGGTGGAGTTCTGACGACAACCTGGACAGCGACAGCACCTACCGGACTCCCAGCATCATGAGCCGCCACCACGGAGATCATATCACTCACTGTTACCCGGACACAGGCCATGGGCACTTTGGCGACCTTTCGCTCAAGACCTCCAAGAGCAACAATGACGTGAAATGTTCAGCGTGCGAGAGCATCGCTATGGCCCCCGAGGGCAAATTTATGAAGCGCAGCTCGTGGTCAACACTGACTGTCAGCCAAGCTAAAGAAGCCTACCGCAAATCTTCCCTCAACCTGGAGAAACCAACCATGCCTCAAGATCTGAAGTCCTCCATGAGGCCTTGTCATTATTTGCAG GTCCCTCAGGATGAATGGGGAGGGAGAGATGAGGAGATCCCATGCAGAAGGATGAGGAGCAGCAGTTACGTTAAAGCCATGGGTGATCAGGACAGCGGAGACTCCGACGGCAGCCCTAAAAACTCCCCACAGAAAAGCGTGCGACCCGACGCCCTCGTCAAATCCGTGCTGCAAAGACAACTTTCAGACCAGAG CTCATACCGCTTGGACAAGTCAAGCCGGGACATGGTCAAATACCTCACCAATATCACCGCAGATTTAAG TCAAAGCTACCATCTTCATACCTCTAGGGAAATCCATCCCAGTATCACACTGGAACCATCTCCTAACTACAACTCGCCGAAGTTCCGCTCCAGGAACCAGAGCTACATGAGAGCGGTCAGCACCCTGAGCCAGGCCAGCTGCGTCAGCCAGGTCAGCCAG GTGAGCGAGGCCGAGGTTAATGGCCAGTTTGAGTCGGTGTGTGAATCCGTGTTCAGCGAGGTAGAGTCTCAGGCCATGGATGCTTTGGACCTGCCGGGCTGCTTTAGAACACGCAGCCACAGTTACCTACGAGCCATCCAGGCCGGATTCTCACAGGACGATGACTGCGTCCCCTCCATGACATCATCCACTGTCACCTCCACTATAAGGTCCACCACAG AGGGAAATGATGTGTTGGAAGGCACTGGTTTGCTTAATGAGGACAATTTTCCCAGCGAGGGGCCAGACTTAACCTCCATGGCCCGTAGGAATGCGGGGCTCCGTGGGAGAGGAGATGAATCCAGCACCCTTTATGGTGATAGCTCACCTACCACGACTCCCTCATTACCCCCGCTGAAAACTAACGCGCCCATCAGGCCACGGCCTGTTCAGTCAAGTGTCCAGGAGACAGCAGATCTGGCCCTGGCCATCAGCCAGCAGTGGAGGGAGGATGTGTCAGCCATGCGTAAAGAGTTAGCCGAGCTCAGGAAGGATCTGTGCACAGAGCTCAGAGCTTTCAACAGGAACTTTTCCACCTTTACACAACATTACAGCACCTGGTCACCGAACTGGGTGAGGGAAACACAGACAGCTGCTCCTCAGGTGTCTGTCAGCACGCAGGCAGGAAGCAAGACCCTGGTGCGACAGAACACAGCGGACGCAGCAGTTAACTGCCCCTCCCCGGTTGATCCCAATGTTTTATCCATGTCTCCCTCAGAACCCACAGATAAAAATGTCCTGCAGGTCTCAGCCTCCTCACCATTTTTTCAAACTGACCCCAACTCGGAATTAGCAGACATTGACGACCCTACTTTTGCAAATCTTACCCCTCCAGATCCTATTGATGTGGCGTCGCTTTGTTGGCCTGATCTAGATTCAGACTCAATGACTCCTCCAGATCCACCAGATCCAGTGCCAGAGGTGGAACCGTATTGCTTTACGAAGTCATCCACTCCTGAGCATGTGGAATCAGTTGTTTTAGACTTCACAAATGTAGAGCTAGTGAACCTGGCCAGTCTGCAGTGGCCTAAACTGGATCCAGATGATACTGGCTCTCCACCCCTAGAACCTCTTGATCGTCTCTCTCAAGAATCTCCGGAACAACCTGGTACATATACACCGGACCACGGTAGCATGACTACACAGCAACAGTCAGTTCTAGAATCCATGCAGCCCTTGTTGCTGAGTCATACAGACGAAGAACCTATGGACTTCACATCTTTAGAAATGGACTCTGTTGTCCTGAGTCCAGTAACCCTAGATTCTATGAATCTTCAAGACTTAAAATGGCCAAGTTTAGAATCTCTTGAGCTCAATGTTTCTGGCTCTCAAAGCCCATGTGCTATAGATCTAGCCCTGCCGAACCCTCCCACCCCAGAATCTGTCTATGAGTGTTCCTACGAAGCCACAGTACAAGAACCACCCCTTCCAGAACTACTGGACACCATTTATCTCCAACCAGCCACTCCTGAGCCTGAATCCCGAACAGAATCTGACATATCAAACCCAGCAAGTCCTGAACCTAATTTACCTACTTGTCAAAAGCCAGGTGCACACGAACTAGACACTCAGGCTCTTGTTTTGTGGTCAAAAAGGGAAACATTCATGGGCTGTGCAGAAGAAGGTAGTGCTATGAACGTCCCAGATTCCTACTCTGAAGAAGATAATGGCCAGAATGTAGGTTCTTCTGCACCCATTATAAATTTCCCAATCCAGCCAGACACTGTGGACTCTGAGACTCTCTTCTCTGCCGTTCTGTGCTCAGTTGAGTCAGATACCTTCGATCCTGAAGTTACTAGCATAGATGAACCAATGTCACAGGAGTTGAACCCACCTGGACTTGCTACCATAGACCCAGCAACTGTGCACCCCTTCAATTTATCCCTGTTGGAGCTCCAGTCAGCTTTAGATGTATCTAAGAGTGAAACAAGCGATAATGGGTCACCAAAGGGAACAGCAGCCATAAGCAGCCCTTCTCATTCACTATCCGGTAGGGATTTCCTGTGGATTCGGTGGCAGCGGAAAGCACGCAGACGGCAGCCGATGTCCCGGAGTGCCAGTATGGAAATTTACCACAAGAAATACTCAAACAATTCAGAGATGTCCTATATGTCACTGTCACTCTGA
- the dlgap2a gene encoding uncharacterized protein dlgap2a isoform X4, which yields MDQLDSWSPPLYFDEDSYPSPPRNMKGLSSGRPQLTFTSGHTCGLPDCDQSLDHLQHVGPDSRSSYLLSPTESCPLDPHRCSPRSSIHSECMVMPVSMASDHVSSSTFPRMHYSSHHDGSRDDGSTSHGGGSSGGVGVGGGGGGSGKMNRIPANLLDQFEKQLPIHRDGFHTLQYQRTSATTTSSEQRNESPGRIRHLVHSVQKLFTKSHSLEGSSKMNGTKGDSRSDSGHHHHHHHGHHHGNHKHSKRSKSKERKSDSKQRSGIAGWWSSDDNLDSDSTYRTPSIMSRHHGDHITHCYPDTGHGHFGDLSLKTSKSNNDVKCSACESIAMAPEGKFMKRSSWSTLTVSQAKEAYRKSSLNLEKPTMPQDLKSSMRPCHYLQVPQDEWGGRDEEIPCRRMRSSSYVKAMGDQDSGDSDGSPKNSPQKSVRPDALVKSVLQRQLSDQSSYRLDKSSRDMVKYLTNITADLSQSYHLHTSREIHPSITLEPSPNYNSPKFRSRNQSYMRAVSTLSQASCVSQVSQVSEAEVNGQFESVCESVFSEVESQAMDALDLPGCFRTRSHSYLRAIQAGFSQDDDCVPSMTSSTVTSTIRSTTEGNDVLEGTGLLNEDNFPSEGPDLTSMARRNAGLRGRGDESSTLYGDSSPTTTPSLPPLKTNAPIRPRPVQSSVQETADLALAISQQWREDVSAMRKELAELRKDLCTELRAFNRNFSTFTQHYSTWSPNWVRETQTAAPQVSVSTQAGSKTLVRQNTADAAVNCPSPVDPNVLSMSPSEPTDKNVLQVSASSPFFQTDPNSELADIDDPTFANLTPPDPIDVASLCWPDLDSDSMTPPDPPDPVPEVEPYCFTKSSTPEHVESVVLDFTNVELVNLASLQWPKLDPDDTGSPPLEPLDRLSQESPEQPGTYTPDHGSMTTQQQSVLESMQPLLLSHTDEEPMDFTSLEMDSVVLSPVTLDSMNLQDLKWPSLESLELNVSGSQSPCAIDLALPNPPTPESVYECSYEATVQEPPLPELLDTIYLQPATPEPESRTESDISNPASPEPNLPTCQKPGAHELDTQALVLWSKRETFMGCAEEGSAMNVPDSYSEEDNGQNVGSSAPIINFPIQPDTVDSETLFSAVLCSVESDTFDPEVTSIDEPMSQELNPPGLATIDPATVHPFNLSLLELQSALDVSKSETSDNGSPKGTAAISSPSHSLSGRDFLWIRWQRKARRRQPMSRSASMEIYHKKYSNNSEMSYMSLSL from the exons ATCAGCTAGATTCATGGTCTCCACCGCTGTACTTCGATGAAGACAGCTACCCCTCCCCTCCCAGGAATATGAAAGGTTTATCAAGCGGTCGTCCTCAGCTCACCTTCACATCAGGACACACCTGTGGGCTGCCAGACTGCGATCAGTCCCTCGACCACTTGCAGCATGTCGGCCCCGATTCCCGCTCTTCCTATCTGCTCAGCCCGACCGAGAGCTGCCCTCTGGATCCACACCGCTGCTCACCCCGCAGCTCCATCCACTCAGAGTGCATGGTGATGCCCGTTTCTATGGCATCTGACCACGTTTCCAGCAGCAcctttcccagaatgcactacAGTTCACACCACGACGGCTCGAGAGACGATGGCTCCACTTCCCATGGTGGCGGCAGCAGTGGAGGGGTCGGTGTTGGCGGTGGGGGTGGCGGGTCTGGGAAGATGAATCGTATTCCTGCGAACCTACTGGACCAGTTCGAGAAGCAGTTGCCGATTCACAGAGATGGTTTTCACACGCTGCAATACCAGCGCACGTCTGCAACCACCACAAGCAGCGAGCAGCGCAACGAGAGTCCCGGGCGCATCCGCCACCTGGTGCACTCTGTCCAGAAGCTCTTCACCAAGTCCCACTCGCTGGAGGGGTCGTCCAAGATGAACGGCACCAAGGGAGACTCTCGCTCAGACAGTggacaccaccaccaccaccatcacggACACCACCATGGGAACCACAAACACAGCAAACGGAGTAAGAGCAAGGAACGCAAGTCAGACTCCAAGCAACGCTCAGGGATAGCAGGCTGGTGGAGTTCTGACGACAACCTGGACAGCGACAGCACCTACCGGACTCCCAGCATCATGAGCCGCCACCACGGAGATCATATCACTCACTGTTACCCGGACACAGGCCATGGGCACTTTGGCGACCTTTCGCTCAAGACCTCCAAGAGCAACAATGACGTGAAATGTTCAGCGTGCGAGAGCATCGCTATGGCCCCCGAGGGCAAATTTATGAAGCGCAGCTCGTGGTCAACACTGACTGTCAGCCAAGCTAAAGAAGCCTACCGCAAATCTTCCCTCAACCTGGAGAAACCAACCATGCCTCAAGATCTGAAGTCCTCCATGAGGCCTTGTCATTATTTGCAG GTCCCTCAGGATGAATGGGGAGGGAGAGATGAGGAGATCCCATGCAGAAGGATGAGGAGCAGCAGTTACGTTAAAGCCATGGGTGATCAGGACAGCGGAGACTCCGACGGCAGCCCTAAAAACTCCCCACAGAAAAGCGTGCGACCCGACGCCCTCGTCAAATCCGTGCTGCAAAGACAACTTTCAGACCAGAG CTCATACCGCTTGGACAAGTCAAGCCGGGACATGGTCAAATACCTCACCAATATCACCGCAGATTTAAG TCAAAGCTACCATCTTCATACCTCTAGGGAAATCCATCCCAGTATCACACTGGAACCATCTCCTAACTACAACTCGCCGAAGTTCCGCTCCAGGAACCAGAGCTACATGAGAGCGGTCAGCACCCTGAGCCAGGCCAGCTGCGTCAGCCAGGTCAGCCAG GTGAGCGAGGCCGAGGTTAATGGCCAGTTTGAGTCGGTGTGTGAATCCGTGTTCAGCGAGGTAGAGTCTCAGGCCATGGATGCTTTGGACCTGCCGGGCTGCTTTAGAACACGCAGCCACAGTTACCTACGAGCCATCCAGGCCGGATTCTCACAGGACGATGACTGCGTCCCCTCCATGACATCATCCACTGTCACCTCCACTATAAGGTCCACCACAG AGGGAAATGATGTGTTGGAAGGCACTGGTTTGCTTAATGAGGACAATTTTCCCAGCGAGGGGCCAGACTTAACCTCCATGGCCCGTAGGAATGCGGGGCTCCGTGGGAGAGGAGATGAATCCAGCACCCTTTATGGTGATAGCTCACCTACCACGACTCCCTCATTACCCCCGCTGAAAACTAACGCGCCCATCAGGCCACGGCCTGTTCAGTCAAGTGTCCAGGAGACAGCAGATCTGGCCCTGGCCATCAGCCAGCAGTGGAGGGAGGATGTGTCAGCCATGCGTAAAGAGTTAGCCGAGCTCAGGAAGGATCTGTGCACAGAGCTCAGAGCTTTCAACAGGAACTTTTCCACCTTTACACAACATTACAGCACCTGGTCACCGAACTGGGTGAGGGAAACACAGACAGCTGCTCCTCAGGTGTCTGTCAGCACGCAGGCAGGAAGCAAGACCCTGGTGCGACAGAACACAGCGGACGCAGCAGTTAACTGCCCCTCCCCGGTTGATCCCAATGTTTTATCCATGTCTCCCTCAGAACCCACAGATAAAAATGTCCTGCAGGTCTCAGCCTCCTCACCATTTTTTCAAACTGACCCCAACTCGGAATTAGCAGACATTGACGACCCTACTTTTGCAAATCTTACCCCTCCAGATCCTATTGATGTGGCGTCGCTTTGTTGGCCTGATCTAGATTCAGACTCAATGACTCCTCCAGATCCACCAGATCCAGTGCCAGAGGTGGAACCGTATTGCTTTACGAAGTCATCCACTCCTGAGCATGTGGAATCAGTTGTTTTAGACTTCACAAATGTAGAGCTAGTGAACCTGGCCAGTCTGCAGTGGCCTAAACTGGATCCAGATGATACTGGCTCTCCACCCCTAGAACCTCTTGATCGTCTCTCTCAAGAATCTCCGGAACAACCTGGTACATATACACCGGACCACGGTAGCATGACTACACAGCAACAGTCAGTTCTAGAATCCATGCAGCCCTTGTTGCTGAGTCATACAGACGAAGAACCTATGGACTTCACATCTTTAGAAATGGACTCTGTTGTCCTGAGTCCAGTAACCCTAGATTCTATGAATCTTCAAGACTTAAAATGGCCAAGTTTAGAATCTCTTGAGCTCAATGTTTCTGGCTCTCAAAGCCCATGTGCTATAGATCTAGCCCTGCCGAACCCTCCCACCCCAGAATCTGTCTATGAGTGTTCCTACGAAGCCACAGTACAAGAACCACCCCTTCCAGAACTACTGGACACCATTTATCTCCAACCAGCCACTCCTGAGCCTGAATCCCGAACAGAATCTGACATATCAAACCCAGCAAGTCCTGAACCTAATTTACCTACTTGTCAAAAGCCAGGTGCACACGAACTAGACACTCAGGCTCTTGTTTTGTGGTCAAAAAGGGAAACATTCATGGGCTGTGCAGAAGAAGGTAGTGCTATGAACGTCCCAGATTCCTACTCTGAAGAAGATAATGGCCAGAATGTAGGTTCTTCTGCACCCATTATAAATTTCCCAATCCAGCCAGACACTGTGGACTCTGAGACTCTCTTCTCTGCCGTTCTGTGCTCAGTTGAGTCAGATACCTTCGATCCTGAAGTTACTAGCATAGATGAACCAATGTCACAGGAGTTGAACCCACCTGGACTTGCTACCATAGACCCAGCAACTGTGCACCCCTTCAATTTATCCCTGTTGGAGCTCCAGTCAGCTTTAGATGTATCTAAGAGTGAAACAAGCGATAATGGGTCACCAAAGGGAACAGCAGCCATAAGCAGCCCTTCTCATTCACTATCCGGTAGGGATTTCCTGTGGATTCGGTGGCAGCGGAAAGCACGCAGACGGCAGCCGATGTCCCGGAGTGCCAGTATGGAAATTTACCACAAGAAATACTCAAACAATTCAGAGATGTCCTATATGTCACTGTCACTCTGA
- the dlgap2a gene encoding uncharacterized protein dlgap2a isoform X5 — translation MKGLSSGRPQLTFTSGHTCGLPDCDQSLDHLQHVGPDSRSSYLLSPTESCPLDPHRCSPRSSIHSECMVMPVSMASDHVSSSTFPRMHYSSHHDGSRDDGSTSHGGGSSGGVGVGGGGGGSGKMNRIPANLLDQFEKQLPIHRDGFHTLQYQRTSATTTSSEQRNESPGRIRHLVHSVQKLFTKSHSLEGSSKMNGTKGDSRSDSGHHHHHHHGHHHGNHKHSKRSKSKERKSDSKQRSGIAGWWSSDDNLDSDSTYRTPSIMSRHHGDHITHCYPDTGHGHFGDLSLKTSKSNNDVKCSACESIAMAPEGKFMKRSSWSTLTVSQAKEAYRKSSLNLEKPTMPQDLKSSMRPCHYLQVPQDEWGGRDEEIPCRRMRSSSYVKAMGDQDSGDSDGSPKNSPQKSVRPDALVKSVLQRQLSDQSSYRLDKSSRDMVKYLTNITADLSQSYHLHTSREIHPSITLEPSPNYNSPKFRSRNQSYMRAVSTLSQASCVSQVSQVSEAEVNGQFESVCESVFSEVESQAMDALDLPGCFRTRSHSYLRAIQAGFSQDDDCVPSMTSSTVTSTIRSTTEGNDVLEGTGLLNEDNFPSEGPDLTSMARRNAGLRGRGDESSTLYGDSSPTTTPSLPPLKTNAPIRPRPVQSSVQETADLALAISQQWREDVSAMRKELAELRKDLCTELRAFNRNFSTFTQHYSTWSPNWVRETQTAAPQVSVSTQAGSKTLVRQNTADAAVNCPSPVDPNVLSMSPSEPTDKNVLQVSASSPFFQTDPNSELADIDDPTFANLTPPDPIDVASLCWPDLDSDSMTPPDPPDPVPEVEPYCFTKSSTPEHVESVVLDFTNVELVNLASLQWPKLDPDDTGSPPLEPLDRLSQESPEQPGTYTPDHGSMTTQQQSVLESMQPLLLSHTDEEPMDFTSLEMDSVVLSPVTLDSMNLQDLKWPSLESLELNVSGSQSPCAIDLALPNPPTPESVYECSYEATVQEPPLPELLDTIYLQPATPEPESRTESDISNPASPEPNLPTCQKPGAHELDTQALVLWSKRETFMGCAEEGSAMNVPDSYSEEDNGQNVGSSAPIINFPIQPDTVDSETLFSAVLCSVESDTFDPEVTSIDEPMSQELNPPGLATIDPATVHPFNLSLLELQSALDVSKSETSDNGSPKGTAAISSPSHSLSGRDFLWIRWQRKARRRQPMSRSASMEIYHKKYSNNSEMSYMSLSL, via the exons ATGAAAGGTTTATCAAGCGGTCGTCCTCAGCTCACCTTCACATCAGGACACACCTGTGGGCTGCCAGACTGCGATCAGTCCCTCGACCACTTGCAGCATGTCGGCCCCGATTCCCGCTCTTCCTATCTGCTCAGCCCGACCGAGAGCTGCCCTCTGGATCCACACCGCTGCTCACCCCGCAGCTCCATCCACTCAGAGTGCATGGTGATGCCCGTTTCTATGGCATCTGACCACGTTTCCAGCAGCAcctttcccagaatgcactacAGTTCACACCACGACGGCTCGAGAGACGATGGCTCCACTTCCCATGGTGGCGGCAGCAGTGGAGGGGTCGGTGTTGGCGGTGGGGGTGGCGGGTCTGGGAAGATGAATCGTATTCCTGCGAACCTACTGGACCAGTTCGAGAAGCAGTTGCCGATTCACAGAGATGGTTTTCACACGCTGCAATACCAGCGCACGTCTGCAACCACCACAAGCAGCGAGCAGCGCAACGAGAGTCCCGGGCGCATCCGCCACCTGGTGCACTCTGTCCAGAAGCTCTTCACCAAGTCCCACTCGCTGGAGGGGTCGTCCAAGATGAACGGCACCAAGGGAGACTCTCGCTCAGACAGTggacaccaccaccaccaccatcacggACACCACCATGGGAACCACAAACACAGCAAACGGAGTAAGAGCAAGGAACGCAAGTCAGACTCCAAGCAACGCTCAGGGATAGCAGGCTGGTGGAGTTCTGACGACAACCTGGACAGCGACAGCACCTACCGGACTCCCAGCATCATGAGCCGCCACCACGGAGATCATATCACTCACTGTTACCCGGACACAGGCCATGGGCACTTTGGCGACCTTTCGCTCAAGACCTCCAAGAGCAACAATGACGTGAAATGTTCAGCGTGCGAGAGCATCGCTATGGCCCCCGAGGGCAAATTTATGAAGCGCAGCTCGTGGTCAACACTGACTGTCAGCCAAGCTAAAGAAGCCTACCGCAAATCTTCCCTCAACCTGGAGAAACCAACCATGCCTCAAGATCTGAAGTCCTCCATGAGGCCTTGTCATTATTTGCAG GTCCCTCAGGATGAATGGGGAGGGAGAGATGAGGAGATCCCATGCAGAAGGATGAGGAGCAGCAGTTACGTTAAAGCCATGGGTGATCAGGACAGCGGAGACTCCGACGGCAGCCCTAAAAACTCCCCACAGAAAAGCGTGCGACCCGACGCCCTCGTCAAATCCGTGCTGCAAAGACAACTTTCAGACCAGAG CTCATACCGCTTGGACAAGTCAAGCCGGGACATGGTCAAATACCTCACCAATATCACCGCAGATTTAAG TCAAAGCTACCATCTTCATACCTCTAGGGAAATCCATCCCAGTATCACACTGGAACCATCTCCTAACTACAACTCGCCGAAGTTCCGCTCCAGGAACCAGAGCTACATGAGAGCGGTCAGCACCCTGAGCCAGGCCAGCTGCGTCAGCCAGGTCAGCCAG GTGAGCGAGGCCGAGGTTAATGGCCAGTTTGAGTCGGTGTGTGAATCCGTGTTCAGCGAGGTAGAGTCTCAGGCCATGGATGCTTTGGACCTGCCGGGCTGCTTTAGAACACGCAGCCACAGTTACCTACGAGCCATCCAGGCCGGATTCTCACAGGACGATGACTGCGTCCCCTCCATGACATCATCCACTGTCACCTCCACTATAAGGTCCACCACAG AGGGAAATGATGTGTTGGAAGGCACTGGTTTGCTTAATGAGGACAATTTTCCCAGCGAGGGGCCAGACTTAACCTCCATGGCCCGTAGGAATGCGGGGCTCCGTGGGAGAGGAGATGAATCCAGCACCCTTTATGGTGATAGCTCACCTACCACGACTCCCTCATTACCCCCGCTGAAAACTAACGCGCCCATCAGGCCACGGCCTGTTCAGTCAAGTGTCCAGGAGACAGCAGATCTGGCCCTGGCCATCAGCCAGCAGTGGAGGGAGGATGTGTCAGCCATGCGTAAAGAGTTAGCCGAGCTCAGGAAGGATCTGTGCACAGAGCTCAGAGCTTTCAACAGGAACTTTTCCACCTTTACACAACATTACAGCACCTGGTCACCGAACTGGGTGAGGGAAACACAGACAGCTGCTCCTCAGGTGTCTGTCAGCACGCAGGCAGGAAGCAAGACCCTGGTGCGACAGAACACAGCGGACGCAGCAGTTAACTGCCCCTCCCCGGTTGATCCCAATGTTTTATCCATGTCTCCCTCAGAACCCACAGATAAAAATGTCCTGCAGGTCTCAGCCTCCTCACCATTTTTTCAAACTGACCCCAACTCGGAATTAGCAGACATTGACGACCCTACTTTTGCAAATCTTACCCCTCCAGATCCTATTGATGTGGCGTCGCTTTGTTGGCCTGATCTAGATTCAGACTCAATGACTCCTCCAGATCCACCAGATCCAGTGCCAGAGGTGGAACCGTATTGCTTTACGAAGTCATCCACTCCTGAGCATGTGGAATCAGTTGTTTTAGACTTCACAAATGTAGAGCTAGTGAACCTGGCCAGTCTGCAGTGGCCTAAACTGGATCCAGATGATACTGGCTCTCCACCCCTAGAACCTCTTGATCGTCTCTCTCAAGAATCTCCGGAACAACCTGGTACATATACACCGGACCACGGTAGCATGACTACACAGCAACAGTCAGTTCTAGAATCCATGCAGCCCTTGTTGCTGAGTCATACAGACGAAGAACCTATGGACTTCACATCTTTAGAAATGGACTCTGTTGTCCTGAGTCCAGTAACCCTAGATTCTATGAATCTTCAAGACTTAAAATGGCCAAGTTTAGAATCTCTTGAGCTCAATGTTTCTGGCTCTCAAAGCCCATGTGCTATAGATCTAGCCCTGCCGAACCCTCCCACCCCAGAATCTGTCTATGAGTGTTCCTACGAAGCCACAGTACAAGAACCACCCCTTCCAGAACTACTGGACACCATTTATCTCCAACCAGCCACTCCTGAGCCTGAATCCCGAACAGAATCTGACATATCAAACCCAGCAAGTCCTGAACCTAATTTACCTACTTGTCAAAAGCCAGGTGCACACGAACTAGACACTCAGGCTCTTGTTTTGTGGTCAAAAAGGGAAACATTCATGGGCTGTGCAGAAGAAGGTAGTGCTATGAACGTCCCAGATTCCTACTCTGAAGAAGATAATGGCCAGAATGTAGGTTCTTCTGCACCCATTATAAATTTCCCAATCCAGCCAGACACTGTGGACTCTGAGACTCTCTTCTCTGCCGTTCTGTGCTCAGTTGAGTCAGATACCTTCGATCCTGAAGTTACTAGCATAGATGAACCAATGTCACAGGAGTTGAACCCACCTGGACTTGCTACCATAGACCCAGCAACTGTGCACCCCTTCAATTTATCCCTGTTGGAGCTCCAGTCAGCTTTAGATGTATCTAAGAGTGAAACAAGCGATAATGGGTCACCAAAGGGAACAGCAGCCATAAGCAGCCCTTCTCATTCACTATCCGGTAGGGATTTCCTGTGGATTCGGTGGCAGCGGAAAGCACGCAGACGGCAGCCGATGTCCCGGAGTGCCAGTATGGAAATTTACCACAAGAAATACTCAAACAATTCAGAGATGTCCTATATGTCACTGTCACTCTGA